TCTTCGGCTATGTCGGCGGTCTCGCGGAGACGCTGGTTCCGCATTCGCTCGCGATGTGGGCCCTGCTGGCTGTCGGCTTCTGCAACTCGGTCATGTTCCCGTCGATCTTCACGATGGGCATTCAGGACCTTGGTTCGCTGACGAGCAAGGGTTCGAGCCTGATGATCGCCGCGATCGTCGGCGGTGCCATCATCCCGCTCGCTGTCGGCAAGCTGGCCGACCTACATGGACCGCAGCACGCACTCATCCTGCCGATCCTCTGCTACATCTACATCGGGTTCTATGGCCTGGCGAACCTTCGCCGTCCGCCGGCACACGATGGCCTGGTGGCGCTGTCGCAGGAGTAACGCGGACCGCAACACAACCAGCGGCGCAGAGAGCTTTCTCTGCGCCGCTTCTCTTTGCCTAAGGTGACTTCACCAATGAGAGCGAGACGAAGCCGTTCGTTCCACTGCTGACGGCGATGTTCGTCGTGGCGGCCGTGTTCGCGATCGCAAGAGGGATGAGAACCGACTGGCCGTTGCTGTCCGTTACGGCACTCGTCTGCGTGCTGGCAAGTATCGGCGCGGCCGCGCAGCGTCCCTGCGATGGGCAAGGCCCTGCCCAGGCCGTGACCGTCTGTGCGATCGCGATCGGTGCGCCTGCTAAGGGGTGTCCTGAACGATCGACCACACTGAGTGTCACGGGCGCGAAAGCCGCGCTCGTCGCCATGTTCTGCCCTGCTCCGCTGACGATCACCGGTGTCCATTGGCTTGCGTCTACGGCGGTGAGCGTCCAGACCGCGCAGGTACTCGTCCACGCGCAGCCGACGACCTGGGCCGTACCTGCGGCGAGTCCATTCGTGCCCACGCTGAGGTTCGCAGCGCCGCTGTTGCTGGTTATCGAGGCCGACGCGCTCAGCAGCAGGCCGGCGGTCGCGCTCCATTGAACAGAGACTCCCGTTGCGGCGACGCTATCCTGCACCGCATTCAGCGCGATCGGCAGCGTAACGCTCGCGCCCGCAGCGATCCACGCGCTCTGCGGAGTCAGCACAACAGCGCGCACCGGGTCGAGGTCTGTGAGCGTGACCTGCACGCTCGCGCCGCCGGAGAGCTCCGTCGCCGTGAGCGTCACCGCTCCCGCAGCAGTGCCTGCCACGGCGCTCTGCACCACGCCGGTGCTGTCTGAGGTCAAGCTGCAGGCGCTTGCCGCACCGCAGGCCACCAAGGAGGCTCCGCCGGCGGTCACAGCGAGCCTGACGTTCGCGCCTGCGATCGCTGTGACGCCATCTGCGGCGACCACGCGCAGCGCGAATGGCGTGGACGCGGTGATGCCCGTCTCCAGCGATGCGGGTGCGGAGATCTTCAATAGACCGAAGCTCCCCACGCCCGCATACACCAGCGCGCCTGCGATCGCCGTCGTCGCTCCGGTGGTGAGGTCCGCGACCGCAACCTCCACCGGAATCGCAGCGGTCGCCTTCGCCGCGCTGAGGCTCGGAGCGGTCGCGACGATCGTGTTCGCGCTCCAGCTTGTCACCTTTGCCACCACGCCGTTCACCGTGACACGGTTGCCACTGGAGAAGCCCGTGCCGGTGATCGTGATCTGCCCGCCGCTTGCGCTTACGGACGCGGGTGTCACGGCGTCGGCGTACATCAAGCGCGCTTTGTACAGATAATCCGGTCGACCGTCGCCGTAGTAATCCGCAAGCGTCAATCGATAGACGCCGTCGCTTGCTGTGGCTGATACCTTCATCTGCGTCAGCCCGGCGATCGCGCCGTTTTGCGGGACAGGCGCGGTGGCGACGGTGGGTAGCGTGCCGGTTGCATCGCTGCTACGCCATGCGCCCAGCACGATCTGCGCCTTCGCCGCAGAGACAGCGCCCGTCTGGTCTAGCGCGAGCGATTCGTAGGTCCAGCTGTGGCCGCCACGAATCGTCGGCGTGAGCTTCCATGCCGGATAATTCGCTCCGCACAACACATCGCTCCACCAACCTGTGGCGTCGAGCAGCGGTGGTGCGTTCTCCGCGCCATTCGTCGAGGAGTAGCAGGTGGGCAAGCTGTCGAAGAGCTGCAGACCATATTGCTGGTACGGCGCAGAAGTGATCGACCAGTTGTTGATCAACGCGTTGCCCGGCGTCGCAGGAGGACGCTGCATATCGCCGAGAGCGTAGCTGCCGGTGTAGAGAGGATTGACCGCCTCCGTGCGGAGGTTGTTGCCGGACATCGACGCAAGCCCCGGAATGCGGTACAGCGTGAAGAACCCTTGCATGCCAGCATCGCTCGCGCCGGCCAGCAGCGCGGGGCTGGGCGCGCCGGTTACGGGATTGCCCTGGTTCTGCTGGAAGCGAAAGCCCGTGATGCTGGAGACGCTCACGTAGTCTGCGATCGCGGCTCCGACGATCGGTTGCATCGCGAGGTTCACGGCCTCGGCTCCGGTGCCGCCGGAGTCGTGGCCATAGAGCGAGCCGGTAATCTGCACGGCATCGTTCATGCTCGCCAACTTGCCGAGCAACGCATTCGTCGACGCCACGGGATACAACATGCTCAAGGTGCTGAGATCGTCTGCGCGCAGCGTGAACGGGTTCTGCATGCACAGATAGGTATAGGTGCCGCAGAGAACATCGATGGGGTGCATGACCGGCCAGTGCGCCATCTGCGTTGCGGTTGGCGCAGGTGAACCGGTGAAGACATTGTCGTTCGCCTGCGACCAGCCAAGCCCCAGCACACGACCAAAGGCGCGCATCGCCATGTACTGCATCTGCTTCAGCGAGTCTGTGGAAGCGTTGAAGCAGTTGCCGTTGATGAGCATCATCGCGTGCGTGATGTTGCCCGCTGCGCTGAAGCCATCGACGCTTTCGACAACGCCGTTCTGCCGACAGCTGGATGCCACGCTGGCGCCTGCGCCCAGCAGCAGGTTGATCAGCGAGCCGTCCGCGTCGTAGACCACGGCGATGGGCTTAGCCGCAAAGTTCGTCGGCTGCAGGTCCGCAGGAAACACCACGCTCGTGCCGTCGAAGTAAGTGTTCGCACTGCTGACATCTTCGTTCAGCACGCCGCCCTGCGCGAGAGTGAGACTCGCGACAGGAACGTTCCATGTGGCTGCGGCCGCAGCGATGACCGCGTCCGCCTGCGCATGAGTGATCACGCTGTTGAGGTTGCCGGGGTCTGTGAAGTACGCGATGTTCGTGACGCCGAAGGCCATCGGCACTCCCGGCGTCGCGTAGTTCGTCCCCGTCACGAAGCGCGGGTTGCCGGCGCGGGCCTGCAGGGAGACGAGCATGAGCAGCAGCGCCGCGAGGTATTTATTGCGCATCTGCGACTCCTCGCAACGCACGCGGACTGATTGGGATCAACGGCGCGCCTTCGGGCAGATCGAAGAGTACCGGACGCCGCACAATCGGGACTGGAAGCTTGTGCGGCTCCTGCCAGTGAGGGTCGCGGGAACCGCGTACGACCGCGGTAACTTCGTCGAGGGATGCGTACTCGCCCAGCGTGGCGAGAGCAGTGCCTTCCGCTCGCTGCACGCGCGTGGCGAGCCTGCGGACGTCGAGCAGCGGAGCAGAGCTATCAGCCTGCAGGAGCACCGGCACAACGCCTTCGGCTCCATCCACCGGCGTGGAGAGCCCCGCCTCGCTGGGCGCAGCGGCGAAGACCATTGCGCGATCGCCAACGTGATAGCGCTGCATCCCGGGCGGCCAAAGCCCGGCCCACTCGCGCAGTATGTAGCCATCGCCAGAGGACACACCGGTAACGGTGGTGTCCACGCGGAACGCGACCTCCACCACGCCACTTTTGCGCGTGATGGAGATAACCTGACCGACGAAGACGAGTTGCGCGCGGTTCGCGAGGCTGCGCAACGCACCGCCCACGCTGGTGTCCGCGCCTGTATCGGCGCTCTGGCTTGCAAGCTGCGCTCGCAGGGGCAGCGTGAGCAGGCAGCACAGTGCGAGGAGCACGCGCGGCATTCTTCGGTGAAGCATCAGGACACCTCCACCACCTTCTTCGTCGGAAGAACGAGAAGGCTGGTGGAGTGTCGCAGTGCGGCACAGGAGTGGCCGCGCGGGTTACTACGAAATCTGCGGGTAGAACTCGAAGAACGCTTCGGTGCTGTGGCGCAGTTGCGCTTCGATCTGCTCGCGCGTGCCGGAAAGCACGTGCATTGTGACGCGCTCGCTGTTGCCGTTCTTCAGCGCCACCTGCGCCGCTTCCACTGCCTCAACTTCATCTGCGGGCAGCAGCTTCATGCCGTAAATCAAAACCAAGTCAGCCATACGTCGATGCTACGCCTCCGCTCCCGCATTCCGCCGCTCTGAACCCTTTTGCGGGCAGCTACAATCAAAGAGTTATGTCAGAAATCGTTCGCGACACCGTCATCCTTGGTTCTGGCTGCTCCGGCCTCACGGCAGCCATCTACGCCGCCCGCGCTAACCTCAAGCCGCTCGTTCTCGAAGGCCATGAGCCTGGCGGGCAGCTCTCGATCACCACGCTCGTGGAAAACTTCCCCGGCTGGCCCGAGGGCGTGCAAGGCCCGGAACTGATTGAAAACATGAAGAAGCAGGCGACGCGCTTTGGCGCCGAGCTGAAGATGGCGCACCTCACGAGCGCCAACCTGCTCACCTCGCCGTTCGAGTTGCAGGTCGGCAAGGACATCATCAAGACGCGCACGCTGATCATCGCGTCCGGTGCGTCGGCGCGCTGGCTCGGTCTGCCGAGCGAGAAGGCGCTTGTCGGCTTCGGCGTCTCCTCCTGCGCGACCTGCGACGGCTTCTTCGCTTCGGGCAAGGAGATCGCTGTGATCGGCGGCGGTGACTCGGCGATGGAAGAGGCTCTCTTCCTCACGCGTTTCGCCAGCAAGGTCACGCTGATCAACCGCTCGGAGAACTTCAAGGCTTCGCGCATCATGCTTGAGCGCGCTATCGCTCATCCGCAGATCGAGTTCCTTCACAACACCGTCGTGGAAGAGTGCCTCGGTGTGGAAGAGAAGGACCTGAAGGGCCTGAAGCTGCACAACACCAAGACGGACGAGCGCTGGACGCTGCCCGTGCAGTTCATGTTCCTCGGCATCGGTCACGAGCCGAATGCAACGATGTTTTCCGGCCAGATCGACCTCGACGCCGACGGCTATGTGAAGACCGAGCACAACGTCTTCACCACGCGCCAGGGCGTACAGCTTCATGGCGTGTACGCTTGCGGCGACGTGCAGGACCGTCGTTATCGCCAGGCGATCACCGCTGCAGGCACCGGTTGCATGGCTGCGCTCGAAGTCGAAAAGTACCTCGAAGAACTCGGCCGCTAACCGGCGAAGACAAACACGAGGGGCGCACGATGCAGATCGTGCGCCCCTCGTGTTTTTGTGTCGCTTGGCTTAGGACTTCGCGTTCTCCAACGCGGCGATGCGCGCCTGCGCAAGTCGATAACCTGCGGTCGGGCTCATGTAGGTGGAGAGCGAGAACTGGTTCGGCACCACGTGGTGATACGCTCCCAGCGCCGCCTCTCGCTCGCCGTACTGCTCGTAGATGAGCCCCAACGCCAGCCAGACTTCGGAGTTTGGGGTCGTCTGATTCACGGCGGCCATTGCCTTCGCGACGTTATCACGAGCTTCAGCCACGCGTCCCTGCATGGCATAGACACATGCCAACGTATGAAGCTCCGGGAAAGCGGGAGCCTTGGTCAGTTGCACGGCCTGCTGCGCAGCCTTCAAGTCCGCAGCAGTGACGTTCCCCGAGACGACTCCAAGCCATGCCAGGCCGTTCCAGTCGCGGGCCTCTGCCTTGTCGCTGGCTGTGATCTGCTGCATCACCTTGCACGCATCTGCCCAACGCTTTTGATGTTCGAGCGCAAAGGAAAGCTCGCGCAGCAAGACAATATTGTCGGGCTTCTTCTCCAGCCTCGCGCGCAGCAATTTCTCCAACTCAGCGCCTTCGTTCTGGAGCAGGTACGACCGGCAGTACAGACGCAGTGCGGTGTCGGAGTCCGGCTCCGCCGCCAGCAGACGCTCCGCAGCCGGACGCAACACCGCAGCATCTTCCGCTCCAGAAGCCGCCTCCGCCAGAAGCAGGTCGAGGTCCTCCTGACGCGCTCCAGTCGCCTTCTCGCGTGCAGCGGAGACTTCTGCAAGATAGGGCTTGGCGTCGACCGAGCTTGCGATCAGCGAGATCGCAGCCAGTCGCATCGATGCGGTCGAGTTCGCGCCTTCCTTCGTGCTTCCAACGGTCCAGAAACGAGGCAGCAGCGAGCCGCTCAGCACATCGTCGCCACCACCGCGATGCGTCAGATCACGCAGCCAGTCAAGCATCGCGATGGCGCCCTTCGTATCGCCGTGCTCGATCCTTTTCATCACCGCGTTACCGCAGAAGACTTTGTCCTTGTCCTCGCACACCACACGATATGCGTAGCCTTCGTGCGCGACGAACATGTGCGAAGGCTCAGAGCCGCTGATCTGCACGATCACCTTCCAGCCCGTCGCGTCATCGCCCGTAGATTTGAAGGTCACATTGTTTTCGATCAGATCGGCCATCACGCCGGGGGCCATCGAAGACTGGCGCGCAAAGATGCGGATCATGTCCGCGCTGTACATGGACTTGTCGACGTCGAGCGAAAACTCACGATCCGAAACGTATCCGTCACGACTGGTCAACTGCTCCACGTCGGAGCGATTCGCGTTGCCGCGGAACATCAGCGTCATCAACCGCGCCACGGGATAAGCCGGCTCGGACGGCTTCAACGGCTCCGCATCGACGTGCTTGACGTGACGATAGAGCTCGACCTGCCGCCCCAGCGTCGCTGCGTTTGCATCGCCTTCAATCCCTGCGTTGAGGACCTCGGCGGCCTCCGCGTAGTGGGTCGTCTGCGTGAGCAGTGAGCTCGCCGAGCGCAAACTCTGTAGTCGCTCGCGCGTGCCATCGTTCGCACGAGCAGTAGACTCAAGCCCCGCACGCACACCCTTCTCTGAAACCGCAGATGCGATGGCCAGCGAACGGCGCGTGGCATTCGATGGCAGCTTCGCCAACTCTGCGTTCAACTCCTGGAAGCGGCCCGCGAAGTACAACGCGTACAGCATGTTGTCGATCGTCGAGGCGGCAGCTTTCTCTTTGTCTTTATCGATGGTGGCGCGATAGGTTGTCACTGCGCTCGCGAGGTCTGCATCCTTCGCATAGCGGATACCACGAGCGTTGAACTCGTACAGCACAGCGAGATCGAACCGGAAATCATCATTCTCAGGATCGAGTTCAACAGCTTTCTTCATGGCCTGCAGCGCTGCGGGCCGATCAAAGCTGCCGCCGAAGCGCACGCCCATGCTGTCGCGCTCAAGCGCATAGGCCAACACCACTTGGCAGATCGCTTCATTCGGCGCAAGCTCGACAGCCTTGCGTGCCTGTGCCTGGCTCTCTTCGACCAGGCCCAACTCCATGAGCGTGTTCGCCAAACGCGCGTGAGCCAGAGCTTCCGCGGGATGTTCTGTGAGCATCTTGCGCTGCGCTGCGAGCTCGGCTTTCACATCGCCTGCGGCCTTTGCACGCTCGCCCGGAGCATCGAAAAAGAGCGCGATGTAGTCACGCTTCTCCAGCTCAAGCACAGCAGAACGCATGGCCAGAGCTTCCTCGGTCGTCAGTGTTCCGGGGCCGCTGTCGAAGCGAAGTACCGCGTCGATCACATTCGGCTGCGGGCTCTTGTACTCTTCTGTCAGCGTGGCTTTGCCGAGCTGCGTGGTCTTGTTCGGCAGCAAGGTACGTGCGACAAATCCTTCAGGCGCAACTACGTGAACGCGGCGCTCATCGCGGAACGGCATGAAGGAGTAAGTCTTCAAGCGGCTCGCGGTCGCCAGCGTGTAGTCCTTCTTTGCTTCCGCACTCGCGTCGGGGCTCAGCTTTTCGGGCTTAGTGCGGAACCAGCGCGGTAGACGTTGTGTAGCGTAGTTCGCATAGGCCACCGCACCGGAGTCGGTCAGCCCGCTGAGTCCGCGAGACGCCTTCTCCATGTCGAGCGTCAGGGCGAATGGCTGCTGCATATTCATAGCATCGCCGTGCGAAACGCGCTTAAGCTTCTTCGCGAGATACGTATTGTTGGCGTAACGCTCCAATTGCGTATGCAACTCGCCCACGTCCTCACCGGCATAGTCGGAGCGGTACTGTGCATCAATGAAGCCGGTGGTCTGCGAGACCTCCATCACGTGCGATGGACCGTACTGCGGCAGCTCGAAATCGCGCGACTCCACCAGCACGGAGTCCGCGGGGACAGCCACAGGAATCAGCGTCAAAGCCTTCGTATCCGGCGCAATGATCAACGCTTTGCGACCGTGATCGGACCACGGCAGGTTCCCTAACGCGTTGTACTCGGCGGTGGCATCGATCCAGAACGCGGGCTCCTTGCCCGCCGCAGGCACGTACACGATCGCGTGATCGAACTGGGTCAGCCCGGGCTGGTCCTCCTGCACATCCTCGCCACCTTCTACACTCAGCAACGCCAGGTGAGCAGGCACGCCTACAGCGCGCAGCATCGCAACGAGCATGGTGGACTTATCTTTGCAGTCACCGTAGTGACGCTTCAAGGTCTCCGCAGGGCGCTGTGGCGTCAGCTTCGCGCTACCAAACTCCACGCCGGTGTAGCGCACTGACTTATGCAATGCAGCCAGCACGGCGGCGATCTTCGCCGTGCGCTCGGTGGGCAGCGATGCCGGCAGAGCCGACTTCACGTCCTCAAGCACGATCTGCGGCTCGGACAGCGCAGCGTATCCCACGGCCATCGCTTCCCACGAGGCTCCAGTCGAGAAGAAGATGTGCGGACGCACCGACTCATTCGAGTTGAGGTTGATGTCACTGTTGAAGGTCGCCGCCAGCGCGGTCGCCTCATACGTCATGCGATGAATGCCGGCAACGTCTTCGCTCGCCGCACTCACTTTCACATCCGCAGGCAGCTTCACCTGGATGTGCTTGCCGACGGGCGCTTCCACGATCAAACGCGAAGTGGCCACGGGAATTCCCAAGCGGACGGAAAACTGATAATTCCCGCCGGGAGCGAAGTACGGGACCTTCTCTTCTGAGGTCTCGACCTCTTCAACGATCGTGCCCACGCTGATCGCAGGCAGCGGTGCGCGACGAACATGCTCGGAGGAGAAGGTTTCGCTGTCGTCAGCTTTGACCGGCGCGTCGGTGATCGTCTTTTGATCGAGCTCGATAAACCTGCCGTCCGGGGTGAGCACGCGAGCGCGCAACTGCGAAGGCTTCTCGAACCACGGGTCCCACTCCTGCGAAATCTCAGACCAGCCCTTCACCGCCTCCTGGGCGTCGATGCGGAAGACCCTGCGGTGCTCAGTCACACGTGTGCCATCTGCGGCGAAGCGATATCTCGATTCTTCCAACAGGATCTGTGCGTCCCAGTCTGGCGTTACGGCAGCGGCAGCAGAAGCCGCGCGCAACTCCGCCACGGTCGCACTGAAAACGGGGCCGCCCAGCTTGGCGGACGGAGTGCTTTGCGCCTGCAGAACAAGGCAAGAGGAAGACAGCAGCGCAACCGCTGCAACCGGATAGAAACGCAACATCGGAGACCTTCAAAAAATGGAGTGTGCCACCAACATATCAAGCCTTGGCTGCCTATGCGGTGCGCGCACAAACATCTTTTCGTCGCAAACCCCCATCCTGAGCAAGCTGCGGTGCGTCTTATCCATAGAGGTTTTTATGCGCCCATTTCTCGCCGCCGTGTTCTCTGCCGCTCTTGCTTTCTCGACCGTCGCCTGCAACGCACAAATCACGCACGCGCCGCTTCCTGCTGCGAAGCTCGATGACTCGCTCGCAGCCAAGCCGGGTCGCGCTACTGCTGTCTTTGCAGGCGGATGCTTCTGGGGAACGCAGGCCGTCTTCGAGCATGTGAAGGGCGTGATCAAAGTGACGGCCGGATACGCAGGTGGATCGGCTTCGACCGCGACCTACTCGCAGGTGACCACCGAGACGACGAACCACGCGGAGTCGGTCGAGATAGTCTACGATCCGTCAAAGCTCACCTTCGGCCAACTGCTGCGCGTCTTCTTCACCGTGCATGATCCGACGACGCTGAACCGTCAGGGCAACGATGTGGGCACCAGCTATCGCTCGGCGGTCTTCTACACCTCGCCCGAGCAGTTCAAGTTGGCGAAGGCGTACATCGAACAGCTGGCAGCGGCGAAGTCATGGCCGAGCAAGATCGTCACCGAAGTCACTCCGCTCAAGGGTTTCTATGCGGGTGAAGATTATCACCAGGACTACGCGCTGAAGAACCCGAACAATCCTTATATCCTCGTCTGCGATCGCCCGAAGATTGCGACACTCAAGGCGGACTATCCGGAGCTCTATGTCGCGTACAAGGGTGAGTAGCTAGGCTTCCGCTTCTGCGGCGATCGCGGGCGGCTTCGAGGCCTTCGCAGTGGTGACGAGAATCACGCTGCCAAGCACGAAGACGCCGCCGATCAGCGTGCGGATGCTCCATGGCTCGCCGCCGACGAAGTGACCGAGTATGACGGCAACCATGGGGTTCACGTAGGCATAGGTCCCGACCTTCGTCGGGCTTTCACGCGCGAGGAGCCACACGTACGCGGTGAAGCCCGCGATGGATCCCGCGAAGACAAGATACGCCCACCACCACAGCACATTTGCGGGCAGTGCGAAGAGTGAGAAACCGCGCAGGTTTCCCAGCGCGGCGGCGATCAACAATTGAACACTCCCCCCCACAAGCATCTGCGCGCCGCTGCTCACGCCTTTCGATGCGGGTAGCGTGACCTTGCGCGAGACGATGCTGCCCAAAGCGAAACATAGCGCAGAGCCGAGCAGAGCGCAGGCGCCGATGAAGGTGATCGGCGCTTCACCCGGTGCTCCCAAGCGCAGCGAGAGTACGGCGACACCGGTGAGTCCTAGCAGCAGCGCGGTCAGGAGTTTCGCGGTCAAACGTCGTGTCTGCAGGATGAAGACTTCGCCCATCGCGATGAAGAGCGCGATGGTGGAGATGACGACGCTCGCCAGCCCTGAAGGTACGCGCGCCTCTGCCCAGAAGAGCAAGCCGTAGTTGCCGACGAAGATGATGAGCGCCACGATCGTGATGCCCTGCCATTCCTTCGCGGTCGGCCACTTGGCACCGCGCAGCATCTGCCACGCGAAGAGCAGGACACCTGCGGCGAAGAAGCGCATCGCCGCGAAGAGGATCGGCGGTACAGCGAGCACGCCCACGCGGATTGCGTAGAACGTCGAACCCCAGATGAAGTAGATTGCCGCAAACGCCAGCAGCGTCCTCCAAAGCGGTGCGTGCTCGTGTTGCGCGTTAGACATATTGCGATCCTACCTGCAGGCCTTTGCGACGCACGATACGATCGCAGTGCTCGCTCAGGCCGACGAGCTCGAAGCTCTTCCCTTCGGCACGATACTTCCTGGCGACACCGTCGATCGCTTCCAAAGCAGACGCATCCATCACGCGCGCATTTTCGAAGACGAGCACCACGCGCTGCGGATCAGTCTTCGGCGCAAACATGCGCGTGAACTGCGTGGCCGACGCGAAGAACAAGGTGCCGTCGAGATAATAAACCTTGCGATCTTCGTTCTCTTCTGTCGTGATCTCGAGGTCCTTCGCGTGGTCCCACGCGAAGACCAGTGCCGAGATGACGATGCCGGCCACCACTGCAACAGCGAGGTTCGTGAGCACCGTGACGAGCGTGACGACGATCATCACAAGCGTGTCATGCCCCGGCACCTTGCGCAGAGTGGTGAGGCTCTTCCAGTTGAACGTCTCGAAGCTCACCACAAACATCACGCCGACGAGCGCCGCGAGTGGAATGCGCTCGATCCAATGCGAGCCCCACAGGATGAACGACAGCAGGAAGAGGCCCGCCGCGATGCCCGACCAGCGCTTACGTCCACCCGCGTTGAGGTTGATGATGCTCTGCCCGATCATGGCGCAACCGCCCATGCCACCGAAGAGCGCACCGACGGCGTTGCCGAATCCCTGCGACATCGACTCACGATTTGGTCGGCCTCCGGTCTCGGTGATCTCGTCGATGAGGTTCAACGTGAGCAGTGTTTCTACGAGGCCGATCGTTGCGAGCACGAGCGCATACGGCAGACAGATCTTCAACGTCGCGAAGGTATACGGCACCGCCGGGATGTGAAAGCTCGGCAAGGAGCCGTGGATGGAGGCGAGGTCGCCGACCGTGCGTGTGTGAACGTGTAGCGCGAAGGCCACAGCCGTTGCAGCGAGAATGCCCGCAAGCGCTGAGGGGATCGCCTTCGTCAGCTTCGGCAGCAACACCGTCACGAGCGCGGTGACGGCGATCAAGCCAAGCATCGTCAGCAGCGGCGCGGTCGGTAGCCAATGGCCGCCTTCATGCAGATGCTGCAACTGCGCCGAGCCGATGATGATGGCGAGACCGTTGACGAAGCCGAGCATCACCGAGTGCGGAACCATGCGAATGAGTTTGCCAAGGCGAAACCATGCGAAGGCCATCTGGAGGATGCCTGTGAGGACGATCGTGGCGAAGAGATACTCGACGCCGTGCTGCATGACGAGTCCTGCGCTTACGACCGCCATCGAGCCTGCTGCGCCGGA
Above is a genomic segment from Granulicella cerasi containing:
- a CDS encoding IPT/TIG domain-containing protein, with the translated sequence MRNKYLAALLLMLVSLQARAGNPRFVTGTNYATPGVPMAFGVTNIAYFTDPGNLNSVITHAQADAVIAAAAATWNVPVASLTLAQGGVLNEDVSSANTYFDGTSVVFPADLQPTNFAAKPIAVVYDADGSLINLLLGAGASVASSCRQNGVVESVDGFSAAGNITHAMMLINGNCFNASTDSLKQMQYMAMRAFGRVLGLGWSQANDNVFTGSPAPTATQMAHWPVMHPIDVLCGTYTYLCMQNPFTLRADDLSTLSMLYPVASTNALLGKLASMNDAVQITGSLYGHDSGGTGAEAVNLAMQPIVGAAIADYVSVSSITGFRFQQNQGNPVTGAPSPALLAGASDAGMQGFFTLYRIPGLASMSGNNLRTEAVNPLYTGSYALGDMQRPPATPGNALINNWSITSAPYQQYGLQLFDSLPTCYSSTNGAENAPPLLDATGWWSDVLCGANYPAWKLTPTIRGGHSWTYESLALDQTGAVSAAKAQIVLGAWRSSDATGTLPTVATAPVPQNGAIAGLTQMKVSATASDGVYRLTLADYYGDGRPDYLYKARLMYADAVTPASVSASGGQITITGTGFSSGNRVTVNGVVAKVTSWSANTIVATAPSLSAAKATAAIPVEVAVADLTTGATTAIAGALVYAGVGSFGLLKISAPASLETGITASTPFALRVVAADGVTAIAGANVRLAVTAGGASLVACGAASACSLTSDSTGVVQSAVAGTAAGAVTLTATELSGGASVQVTLTDLDPVRAVVLTPQSAWIAAGASVTLPIALNAVQDSVAATGVSVQWSATAGLLLSASASITSNSGAANLSVGTNGLAAGTAQVVGCAWTSTCAVWTLTAVDASQWTPVIVSGAGQNMATSAAFAPVTLSVVDRSGHPLAGAPIAIAQTVTAWAGPCPSQGRCAAAPILASTQTSAVTDSNGQSVLIPLAIANTAATTNIAVSSGTNGFVSLSLVKSP
- a CDS encoding allantoinase, with protein sequence MADLVLIYGMKLLPADEVEAVEAAQVALKNGNSERVTMHVLSGTREQIEAQLRHSTEAFFEFYPQIS
- the trxB gene encoding thioredoxin-disulfide reductase; the protein is MSEIVRDTVILGSGCSGLTAAIYAARANLKPLVLEGHEPGGQLSITTLVENFPGWPEGVQGPELIENMKKQATRFGAELKMAHLTSANLLTSPFELQVGKDIIKTRTLIIASGASARWLGLPSEKALVGFGVSSCATCDGFFASGKEIAVIGGGDSAMEEALFLTRFASKVTLINRSENFKASRIMLERAIAHPQIEFLHNTVVEECLGVEEKDLKGLKLHNTKTDERWTLPVQFMFLGIGHEPNATMFSGQIDLDADGYVKTEHNVFTTRQGVQLHGVYACGDVQDRRYRQAITAAGTGCMAALEVEKYLEELGR
- a CDS encoding DUF3857 domain-containing protein; protein product: MLRFYPVAAVALLSSSCLVLQAQSTPSAKLGGPVFSATVAELRAASAAAAVTPDWDAQILLEESRYRFAADGTRVTEHRRVFRIDAQEAVKGWSEISQEWDPWFEKPSQLRARVLTPDGRFIELDQKTITDAPVKADDSETFSSEHVRRAPLPAISVGTIVEEVETSEEKVPYFAPGGNYQFSVRLGIPVATSRLIVEAPVGKHIQVKLPADVKVSAASEDVAGIHRMTYEATALAATFNSDINLNSNESVRPHIFFSTGASWEAMAVGYAALSEPQIVLEDVKSALPASLPTERTAKIAAVLAALHKSVRYTGVEFGSAKLTPQRPAETLKRHYGDCKDKSTMLVAMLRAVGVPAHLALLSVEGGEDVQEDQPGLTQFDHAIVYVPAAGKEPAFWIDATAEYNALGNLPWSDHGRKALIIAPDTKALTLIPVAVPADSVLVESRDFELPQYGPSHVMEVSQTTGFIDAQYRSDYAGEDVGELHTQLERYANNTYLAKKLKRVSHGDAMNMQQPFALTLDMEKASRGLSGLTDSGAVAYANYATQRLPRWFRTKPEKLSPDASAEAKKDYTLATASRLKTYSFMPFRDERRVHVVAPEGFVARTLLPNKTTQLGKATLTEEYKSPQPNVIDAVLRFDSGPGTLTTEEALAMRSAVLELEKRDYIALFFDAPGERAKAAGDVKAELAAQRKMLTEHPAEALAHARLANTLMELGLVEESQAQARKAVELAPNEAICQVVLAYALERDSMGVRFGGSFDRPAALQAMKKAVELDPENDDFRFDLAVLYEFNARGIRYAKDADLASAVTTYRATIDKDKEKAAASTIDNMLYALYFAGRFQELNAELAKLPSNATRRSLAIASAVSEKGVRAGLESTARANDGTRERLQSLRSASSLLTQTTHYAEAAEVLNAGIEGDANAATLGRQVELYRHVKHVDAEPLKPSEPAYPVARLMTLMFRGNANRSDVEQLTSRDGYVSDREFSLDVDKSMYSADMIRIFARQSSMAPGVMADLIENNVTFKSTGDDATGWKVIVQISGSEPSHMFVAHEGYAYRVVCEDKDKVFCGNAVMKRIEHGDTKGAIAMLDWLRDLTHRGGGDDVLSGSLLPRFWTVGSTKEGANSTASMRLAAISLIASSVDAKPYLAEVSAAREKATGARQEDLDLLLAEAASGAEDAAVLRPAAERLLAAEPDSDTALRLYCRSYLLQNEGAELEKLLRARLEKKPDNIVLLRELSFALEHQKRWADACKVMQQITASDKAEARDWNGLAWLGVVSGNVTAADLKAAQQAVQLTKAPAFPELHTLACVYAMQGRVAEARDNVAKAMAAVNQTTPNSEVWLALGLIYEQYGEREAALGAYHHVVPNQFSLSTYMSPTAGYRLAQARIAALENAKS
- the msrA gene encoding peptide-methionine (S)-S-oxide reductase MsrA, producing MRPFLAAVFSAALAFSTVACNAQITHAPLPAAKLDDSLAAKPGRATAVFAGGCFWGTQAVFEHVKGVIKVTAGYAGGSASTATYSQVTTETTNHAESVEIVYDPSKLTFGQLLRVFFTVHDPTTLNRQGNDVGTSYRSAVFYTSPEQFKLAKAYIEQLAAAKSWPSKIVTEVTPLKGFYAGEDYHQDYALKNPNNPYILVCDRPKIATLKADYPELYVAYKGE